GAAGTTCCTTTTCTTTGAAAGGATCAAAATCTATGTTTTTCATATTCAAAGAGATCATCAACTCATCAAACTTTGGTAGTCTCTTAAATTTTTTTAGATCTGAATATATTTTTTCAGATATCTTCTTGAGTAAATTTTTTGATTCAGCTGAAAGCATCAGCTCCTCACAACTAGGACCTGCAAAACATTCAAAGGTAAAAAGAAAGAGGAATAAGAAACTTAATCGCTTAAACATTTTGTTACCTCATTTTGTTTTGACAGTAATTTACCTGTAAATGAGAAAGAATTTTTTTCTTTTCTTTTTCAGTAATATTTGGCTCACCAATCAGCTCTTCCAGTTTCGCTTTCCTAAAACTACCATTTGCTTTTATAACAGTTTGCTCATAATATGCTTTTTTGCGAATATTAGAATGAAAGTCAGCACTTAAAAAAATTACTTTCACTTTAGAAGAATTTCTAGCAACTAATGCTTTCATTTTTTCTGCAAACAAATCAACCGTTGCAGTATTGTCGTCAGCGAATATTAAAGTATGTAGAGGTTTTAAAGCTCGACCATCTTGATCTAATTTAATTTCTTCTTCGTTAATAGGTACCTTTTGTAACTCTTTAAATTGTTCGATAGCATAATTCACTTTTCGAACATTTGGTCGGCCTTCAAGATCGTAATGGTCCATAGACGATGATCTTGCACTAATAAAATGATCTGGAGTGCGATTGATTAATTTTCTTTTCAATAAATGACTGGACCATTCTATAAAATCTTCCTGAGAGTGATTTCTCATAGTCAAAATGGCCACAATATTTGTTTTAACATTTAACGCCGCTTGAAATAACGAAAAAAATCTTCCACGCCAGTCCGTATTATTATTCTTTACGTTCTTTTCTGCTGCCAATTGTTGCTCTAATAAGAAATTTCGGCCCTGAAAACTTTTTCCAAAATATTCATACGTTTCATAACTATTTATTTCTCTGGCCTCGTAAATACCAGGGATAAATTTTCTTCCATCAGTCAGTGTGATTGGAATAGTATTCCCTGGAAAACCGGGACCTTTTGATAATTTGTCTTTGACTCTTTCAAAATCCCAAGAACTCAATTCTATAATGGGTTCATATTCTTCATAATCTGGCAGAATAACATCAGTTCTTCTTTCTACAAGGTAAAGTTTATGGGGAGTATCAAAACCACCCTTATATTCTTCTCTGTGCTCAACAATGGTGTTATCGAAATCCATTAAGTATAGCGTTATTGCCATGGTCTTTTGGGTAAAAAGCATTCCAATAAATAGCAAAATATAACTCATAAATTTCTCTGTTTAAAAAATTTTTATTTATAAACAAAAACAGTTTCTCTTTAAAATAGTGTATTTATCAAGTTTTATTTGCAAACTAATGAATATTGAACAATTGCCTGTAACTAAATGATTTTAGAAAAATAAAGTCAGAATTTTTAAGAAAAGAAATAAAAAATTAGTATTAAACTAGGACAACTCGCCTTCTTTTTCGAGTATATCATGTGATTCATGAAAATGCTCTTCAAGATCATCAATCACCTCCTCACCCTCTATCTCTCCAGCATTGGGATCATTGAAAATTTCCCTATTAAACTCTCCTTCAGTTTGTGCAATGATGATTGAAGCACAAGCGTCGCCAGATATATTTACAGCTGTTCTGGCCATATCTAAAAGCCTATCAACTCCGATGATAAGTGCAATTCCATCTACAGGTAAATTAACTTGAACTAAAACCATGGAAAGAGTAATCAGACCAACCCCGGGAACACCGGCCGTTCCTACAGATGCTAAAGTTGCCGTTAGGATCACTGAGAGAAAATCATTAAAGGAAAGCGGATGGTTGTACACTTGAGAAATAAAAATGACTGCAACTCCCTGCATAATTGCAGTTCCGTCCATATTTATAGTTGCACCAAATGGAATCGTAAATGAGGTGATCCCTTTTGAAACACCAAGTCTTTTATTTACTGTACGCATTGTGACAGGAATCGTTGCATTTGAGCTGGCAGTAGAAAAAGCTACAAGTAGCGTAGAGTAAAACTTTTTAAGGAAGGTAAAAAAATTCACTCTGCCCAAAAGAGTAAGAGATCCCCCATAGACTAGAAACAAGTGAACTAATAATACAAAAATAACTGTTAACATGTATTTACCTAAGGGAATCATTGCAGATAGGCCTTCAACTGCAAATACTTTTGCAATAAGACAAAAGATTCCAAAGGGAGCAATTAACATGACTAGTGTGACCATTTTCATAACGACTTCATTGGCCTGATGGAAAATGGCCAAAATCCTATCGGCCTTTTTACCTAGAGATGCAATGGCCATTCCAAGCAGAAGTGAGAAAAAAATAACCTGTAACATTTCCCCTTTTACCATTGAATCAAAAGGATTTTCCGGAATTATTTGTATAAGAACTTGCGCAAAACTTGGGGCCTCTTTTGAAGCAAAGGCCGTTGCTCCAGTATTTACTGTTAGGCCATCTCCTGGCCCGATTAATTTTGCGAAAAATAGTGCAAGAGCTATAGCAATACCAGTTGTGAGCATATAGAACGCCAGAGTTTTTCCACCTACTCTACCCAATTTTTTT
The nucleotide sequence above comes from Halobacteriovoraceae bacterium. Encoded proteins:
- a CDS encoding dicarboxylate/amino acid:cation symporter, giving the protein MTLKGKFGLTTMILISLIVGACFGTILNVLMSKLSTSVVLLEKDGLIEKAEFFKQVVLFINTYLIDGMFTVLGKVFINSIKMLVVPLVLISLVCGVTGIGDIKKLGRVGGKTLAFYMLTTGIAIALALFFAKLIGPGDGLTVNTGATAFASKEAPSFAQVLIQIIPENPFDSMVKGEMLQVIFFSLLLGMAIASLGKKADRILAIFHQANEVVMKMVTLVMLIAPFGIFCLIAKVFAVEGLSAMIPLGKYMLTVIFVLLVHLFLVYGGSLTLLGRVNFFTFLKKFYSTLLVAFSTASSNATIPVTMRTVNKRLGVSKGITSFTIPFGATINMDGTAIMQGVAVIFISQVYNHPLSFNDFLSVILTATLASVGTAGVPGVGLITLSMVLVQVNLPVDGIALIIGVDRLLDMARTAVNISGDACASIIIAQTEGEFNREIFNDPNAGEIEGEEVIDDLEEHFHESHDILEKEGELS